One Glycine max cultivar Williams 82 chromosome 6, Glycine_max_v4.0, whole genome shotgun sequence DNA segment encodes these proteins:
- the LOC100802962 gene encoding G-type lectin S-receptor-like serine/threonine-protein kinase SD1-1 isoform X2 yields MLAFLRFVGKSLTEYDSEKDMDDLDIQLFDLPTITTATNDFSMENKIGEGGFGPVYKGILVDGQEIAVKTLSRSSWQGVTEFINEVKLIAKLQHRNLVKLLGCCIQGQEKMLIYEYMANGSLDSFIFDDKKRKLLKWPQQFHIICGIARGLMYLHQDSRLRIIHRDLKASNVLLDENSSPKISDFGMARTFGGDQFEGNTSRVVGTCGYMAPEYAVDGSFSVKSDVFSFGILVLEIVCGKRNKGLYQTDKSLNLVGHAWTLWKEGRALDLIDDSNMKESCVISEVLRCIHVGLLCVQQYPEDRPTMASVILMLESHMELVEPKEHGFISRNFLGEGDLRSNRKDTSSSNDVTITLLEAR; encoded by the exons ATGCTG GCCTTCCTTCGTTTTGTAGGAAAATCATTAACAGAATATGACAGTGAAAAAGATATGGATGATCTGGACATCCAACTGTTTGATCTACCGACAATTACAACTGCCACTAATGACTTCTCAATGGAGAATAAGATTGGAGAAGGTGGTTTTGGACCTGTATACAAG GGAATATTAGTTGACGGGCAAGAAATTGCTGTAAAGACTCTATCAAGGAGCTCATGGCAAGGAGTGACAGAGTTCATAAATGAAGTAAAATTAATTGCAAAACTTCAGCATCGGAATCTTGTAAAACTCCTTGGTTGTTGCATTCAAGGACAAGAGAAAATGCTAATTTATGAGTACATGGCAAACGGCAGCCTGGACTCCTTCATTTTTG atgataaaaaaagaaaattgctaAAGTGGCCTCAACAATTCCACATAATCTGTGGAATTGCAAGGGGGCTTATGTATCTTCATCAAGATTCCCGACTGAGGATTATTCATAGAGATCTGAAAGCAAGTAATGTTCTACTCGATGAAAATTCTAGTCCAAAAATATCAGATTTTGGAATGGCCAGAACTTTTGGTGGAGACCAATTTGAAGGAAACACAAGTAGAGTAGTTGGGACCTG TGGGTATATGGCACCGGAGTATGCTGTTGATGGGTCATTTTCTGTGAAATCTGATGTCTTTAGCTTTGGCATTTTAGTGTTGGAGATTGTATGTGGCAAGAGAAATAAAGGACTTTATCAGACAGATAAGAGTCTTAACCTCGTTGGTCAT GCATGGACATTATGGAAAGAGGGAAGGGCACTAGATTTGATTGATGACTCAAACATGAAGGAGTCGTGCGTTATATCCGAAGTATTACGTTGCATCCATGTTGGCCTTTTGTGTGTGCAGCAGTACCCAGAAGATAGGCCTACAATGGCATCTGTGATTCTGATGTTGGAGAGTCACATGGAATTGGTTGAGCCTAAAGAACATGGCTTCATTTCGAGAAATTTTTTAGGTGAAGGAGATTTACGCTCAAATCGGAAAGACACAAGTTCAAGCAACGATGTGACAATTACCTTGTTAGAAGCGCGATAA
- the LOC100802962 gene encoding G-type lectin S-receptor-like serine/threonine-protein kinase At4g27290 isoform X1 has product MHIIIIQISEYHKSSDPMHILSFIILFTCILVPFPKISVANDSINLRQSMRDGDTLVSKTRKFELGFFSPGSSQKRYLGIWYKNIPIQTVVWVANRENPINDSSGILTLNNTGNFVLAQNESLVWYTNNSHKQAQNPVAVLLDSGNLVIRNDGETNPEAYLWQSFDYPSDTLLPGMKLGWDLRTGLDRRLTAWKSPDDPSPGDVYRDLELYSYPEFYIMKGTKKVYRFGPWNGLYFSGVPDLRNNTIFGFNFFSNKEESYYIFSPTNDVMSRIVMNESTTIYRYVWVEDDQNWRIYTSLPKDFCDTYGLCGVYGNCMTTQTQVCQCLKGFSPKSPEAWVSSGWSQGCVRNKPLSCKDKLTDGFVKYEGLKVPDTRHTWLDESIGLEECKVKCLNNCSCMAYTNSDIRGAGSGCVMWFGDLIDIKQLQTAGQDLYIRMPASELESVYRHKKKTTTIAASTTAAICGVLLLSSYFICRIRRNNAGKSLTEYDSEKDMDDLDIQLFDLPTITTATNDFSMENKIGEGGFGPVYKGILVDGQEIAVKTLSRSSWQGVTEFINEVKLIAKLQHRNLVKLLGCCIQGQEKMLIYEYMANGSLDSFIFDDKKRKLLKWPQQFHIICGIARGLMYLHQDSRLRIIHRDLKASNVLLDENSSPKISDFGMARTFGGDQFEGNTSRVVGTCGYMAPEYAVDGSFSVKSDVFSFGILVLEIVCGKRNKGLYQTDKSLNLVGHAWTLWKEGRALDLIDDSNMKESCVISEVLRCIHVGLLCVQQYPEDRPTMASVILMLESHMELVEPKEHGFISRNFLGEGDLRSNRKDTSSSNDVTITLLEAR; this is encoded by the exons ATGCATATCATCATTATCCAAATATCGGAGTACCACAAAAGCTCTGACCCAATGcacatcctttctttcataattttatttacatgCATACTTGTCCCCTTTCCCAAAATTTCCGTAGCAAATGATTCTATCAACTTGCGACAGTCTATGAGAGACGGCGATACCTTGGTATCAAAAACTAGAAAGTTTGAACTTGGGTTTTTCAGCCCGGGTAGTTCGCAAAAACGTTATCTGGGAATTTGGTACAAGAATATCCCAATTCAGACAGTGGTTTGGGTTGCTAATAGGGAAAACCCCATCAATGATTCCTCAGGCATCTTAACACTCAACAACACGGGCAATTTTGTTCTCGCACAAAATGAGTCTCTTGTTTGGTACACCAACAACTCTCACAAACAAGCACAGAATCCGGTGGCAGTGCTCTTGGACAGTGGCAATCTTGTGATAAGAAATGACGGAGAAACAAACCCAGAAGCTTATTTGTGGCAAAGCTTTGACTATCCATCTGATACACTCTTGCCAGGGATGAAATTGGGATGGGACCTTCGAACCGGTCTGGACCGGAGACTAACAGCTTGGAAAAGTCCAGATGATCCATCCCCGGGAGACGTTTACCGGGATCTCGAACTCTATAGCTATCCTGAGTTCTATATAATGAAGGGAACCAAAAAGGTATACCGGTTTGGACCTTGGAATGGCCTATATTTTAGTGGAGTTCCAGATCTTCGGAATAACACCATATTTGGCTTCAATTTTTTCAGCAATAAGGAGGAGAGTTACTACATCTTTAGCCCCACAAATGATGTCATGTCCAGAATTGTAATGAACGAATCGACTACAATCTATCGCTATGTATGGGTGGAGGATGATCAAAATTGGAGGATATACACGTCACTTCCAAAAGACTTCTGTGACACTTATGGTCTCTGTGGAGTCTATGGGAATTGCATGACCACACAGACACAAGTGTGCCAATGTTTGAAAGGGTTTAGTCCAAAGTCACCAGAAGCATGGGTTTCATCTGGCTGGAGTCAAGGATGTGTCCGCAATAAACCATTAAGCTGCAAAGACAAACTCACAGATGGGTTTGTCAAATATGAAGGCCTCAAGGTTCCAGATACTAGACACACTTGGTTGGATGAGAGTATTGGTCTAGAGGAATGCAAAGTTAAGTGTTTGAATAATTGTTCTTGTATGGCCTATACTAATTCAGACATAAGAGGTGCAGGTAGTGGCTGTGTCATGTGGTTTGGAGATCTAATTGACATCAAACAGCTTCAAACTGCTGGTCAAGATCTATATATCAGGATGCCTGCTTCAGAGTTAG AATCTGTATATAGGCACAAGAAGAAGACCACAACGATAGCTGCTTCTACCACTGCTGCAATCTGTGGGGTTCTTTTACTGAGTAGTTATTTTATTTGCAGAATTCGGAGGAACAATGCTG GAAAATCATTAACAGAATATGACAGTGAAAAAGATATGGATGATCTGGACATCCAACTGTTTGATCTACCGACAATTACAACTGCCACTAATGACTTCTCAATGGAGAATAAGATTGGAGAAGGTGGTTTTGGACCTGTATACAAG GGAATATTAGTTGACGGGCAAGAAATTGCTGTAAAGACTCTATCAAGGAGCTCATGGCAAGGAGTGACAGAGTTCATAAATGAAGTAAAATTAATTGCAAAACTTCAGCATCGGAATCTTGTAAAACTCCTTGGTTGTTGCATTCAAGGACAAGAGAAAATGCTAATTTATGAGTACATGGCAAACGGCAGCCTGGACTCCTTCATTTTTG atgataaaaaaagaaaattgctaAAGTGGCCTCAACAATTCCACATAATCTGTGGAATTGCAAGGGGGCTTATGTATCTTCATCAAGATTCCCGACTGAGGATTATTCATAGAGATCTGAAAGCAAGTAATGTTCTACTCGATGAAAATTCTAGTCCAAAAATATCAGATTTTGGAATGGCCAGAACTTTTGGTGGAGACCAATTTGAAGGAAACACAAGTAGAGTAGTTGGGACCTG TGGGTATATGGCACCGGAGTATGCTGTTGATGGGTCATTTTCTGTGAAATCTGATGTCTTTAGCTTTGGCATTTTAGTGTTGGAGATTGTATGTGGCAAGAGAAATAAAGGACTTTATCAGACAGATAAGAGTCTTAACCTCGTTGGTCAT GCATGGACATTATGGAAAGAGGGAAGGGCACTAGATTTGATTGATGACTCAAACATGAAGGAGTCGTGCGTTATATCCGAAGTATTACGTTGCATCCATGTTGGCCTTTTGTGTGTGCAGCAGTACCCAGAAGATAGGCCTACAATGGCATCTGTGATTCTGATGTTGGAGAGTCACATGGAATTGGTTGAGCCTAAAGAACATGGCTTCATTTCGAGAAATTTTTTAGGTGAAGGAGATTTACGCTCAAATCGGAAAGACACAAGTTCAAGCAACGATGTGACAATTACCTTGTTAGAAGCGCGATAA